One window from the genome of Rhodocyclaceae bacterium encodes:
- the lpdA gene encoding dihydrolipoyl dehydrogenase, which yields MPPAIEVKVPDIGDFKDLPIIDILVKPGDTVGPEDPLVSLESDKATMDVPSPAAGVVKEIAVKVGDKVSEGSLILLLEAQTQAPAGAAKAVAAAIAPATPAAPAGPAPAAAPPAATAAAPAPAPAFGGTASLDCDVLVLGGGPGGYSAAFRAADLGKRVVLVERYPTLGGVCLNVGCIPSKALLHVAAVMDEVKHFGEIGITFDAPKIDIDRLRAHKSKVVGKLTGGLSMMAKARQVTVVRGLGTFLDANHVEVVETTGSDDTPGDARKVVRFASAIIAVGSQPVKLPFLPDDPRIVDSTGALELRSIPAKMLVIGGGIIGLEMGTVYSALGARLDVVEMMDSLMLGADRDLVRVWQKMNERRFDRVMLGTKTVGVEARPDGLYATFEGAAAPAGPQRYDMILSSVGRAPNGRKIAAERAGVDVDARGFIPVDRQMRTSAANIFAIGDVVGQPMLAHKAVHEGHVAAEAAAGEKSFFDARVIPAVAYTDPEVAWVGLTEDDAKKQGIAVEKGLFPWAASGRAIANGRDEGFTKLLFDASTHRIVGGGIVGTHAGDLIGEVALAIEMGCDSVDIGKTIHPHPTLGESIGLAAEAAEGTCTDLPPPRRR from the coding sequence GTGAAAGTCCCCGACATCGGCGACTTCAAGGATCTTCCGATCATCGACATCCTGGTCAAGCCGGGCGATACGGTCGGGCCGGAAGACCCGCTGGTTTCGCTGGAGTCCGACAAGGCGACGATGGACGTACCGTCGCCCGCTGCGGGCGTGGTGAAGGAAATCGCGGTCAAGGTGGGCGACAAGGTGTCCGAGGGCAGCCTGATCCTGCTGCTCGAGGCGCAGACGCAGGCGCCTGCCGGGGCCGCGAAGGCCGTGGCAGCCGCCATCGCACCCGCCACCCCGGCTGCACCCGCGGGACCTGCGCCTGCTGCCGCGCCGCCGGCTGCCACTGCCGCAGCCCCGGCCCCGGCGCCAGCGTTCGGCGGCACGGCCAGCCTCGACTGCGACGTGCTGGTGCTCGGCGGCGGTCCCGGCGGCTACTCGGCGGCCTTCCGCGCAGCCGACCTCGGCAAGCGGGTGGTGCTGGTGGAACGCTACCCGACCCTGGGCGGGGTCTGCCTGAACGTCGGCTGCATTCCGTCCAAGGCCCTGCTGCATGTCGCGGCCGTGATGGACGAAGTGAAGCACTTCGGCGAGATCGGCATCACCTTCGATGCGCCGAAGATCGACATCGACCGGTTGCGTGCGCACAAGTCGAAGGTGGTCGGCAAGCTCACCGGCGGATTGTCGATGATGGCGAAGGCGCGGCAGGTGACGGTCGTGCGCGGGCTGGGTACGTTCCTCGACGCGAACCATGTCGAGGTGGTCGAGACCACCGGCAGCGACGACACGCCCGGCGATGCGCGCAAGGTGGTCAGGTTCGCCAGCGCGATCATCGCGGTCGGCAGCCAGCCGGTGAAGCTGCCGTTCCTGCCGGACGATCCGCGCATCGTCGACTCCACCGGCGCGCTCGAGCTGCGTTCGATCCCGGCGAAGATGCTGGTGATCGGCGGCGGCATCATCGGTCTCGAGATGGGTACGGTCTACTCGGCGCTCGGTGCACGCCTCGATGTCGTCGAGATGATGGATTCGCTGATGCTCGGCGCCGATCGCGATCTCGTCCGGGTCTGGCAGAAGATGAACGAACGGCGCTTCGACAGGGTGATGCTCGGCACGAAGACGGTCGGCGTCGAAGCCAGGCCGGACGGCCTGTACGCCACGTTCGAAGGCGCCGCTGCGCCGGCCGGCCCGCAGCGCTACGACATGATCCTGAGTTCGGTCGGCCGGGCGCCGAACGGCAGGAAGATCGCAGCCGAGCGCGCAGGGGTCGACGTCGATGCGCGCGGCTTCATCCCGGTCGACCGGCAGATGCGTACCAGCGCGGCGAACATCTTCGCGATCGGCGACGTGGTCGGCCAGCCGATGCTCGCGCACAAGGCGGTACACGAGGGCCATGTCGCGGCCGAGGCTGCCGCTGGCGAAAAGAGCTTCTTCGATGCGCGCGTGATCCCGGCGGTGGCCTACACCGATCCGGAGGTGGCCTGGGTCGGCCTGACCGAAGACGATGCGAAGAAGCAGGGCATCGCCGTCGAGAAGGGCCTGTTTCCGTGGGCAGCCTCGGGGCGGGCGATCGCCAATGGCCGCGACGAAGGCTTCACCAAGCTGCTGTTCGATGCGTCGACCCATCGCATCGTCGGCGGCGGCATCGTCGGCACGCATGCCGGCGACCTGATCGGCGAGGTGGCGCTGGCGATCGAGATGGGCTGCGATTCGGTCGACATCGGCAAGACCATTCATCCGCACCCGACGCTCGGCGAGTCGATCGGCCTTGCCGCCGAGGCCGCCGAGGGCACCTGCACCGACCTGCCGCCGCCCAGGCGCAGGTGA
- a CDS encoding HIT family protein: MRMIDASGCELCSAPGGVVLWSNEHLRVVRVDDPDYPGFLRVIWQGHVREMSDLDAAQRSGLLAAVFAAEHALIDLLHPDKVNLASLGNMTPHLHWHVIPRFRGDPHFPDPVWAARRGGVPVALPMPVADYEQAVTAAMARQMPG, from the coding sequence ATGCGCATGATCGATGCCAGTGGTTGTGAACTCTGCTCGGCACCCGGCGGTGTCGTGCTGTGGTCGAATGAACACCTGCGCGTGGTGCGCGTCGATGATCCCGACTACCCCGGCTTCCTGCGCGTGATCTGGCAGGGACACGTACGCGAGATGAGCGATCTCGACGCGGCGCAGCGGTCCGGCCTGCTCGCGGCGGTGTTCGCCGCCGAGCATGCACTGATCGACCTGCTGCACCCGGACAAGGTGAACCTGGCGAGCCTGGGCAACATGACGCCGCACCTGCACTGGCATGTGATCCCGCGCTTCCGCGGCGATCCGCACTTCCCCGATCCGGTCTGGGCCGCGCGCCGCGGTGGCGTTCCGGTCGCGCTGCCGATGCCGGTCGCCGACTACGAGCAGGCCGTCACGGCCGCGATGGCACGGCAGATGCCGGGCTAG
- the phoR gene encoding phosphate regulon sensor histidine kinase PhoR, with product MRGYWRGAAGWLALWLVLAVIAAGAFGTVTALAGLAAWLLLLHVRQLWHVDALLRWLDQPPGTPVPHGSGIWAEVFSYLARLVRRQRQNEADLRSALERFQSATAAMNEAVIILDELDRIEWCNPSAEHYFEIDARRDLGRQLTYIVRQPQFVEYLDEQNFAEPFVLRGARGGETTLTVQLVPYGNQQKLVISRDITRWERLEAMRRDLVANVSHELRTPITVLAGYLETLNDQETPDPEFQKRAMALMTQQTSRMQNLVEDLLTLSRLENARGPSAEQPVDVPRMVQGLHQEAVALSAGRHQIVLDVDAGLWLTGAEGELRSAFLNLVTNAIRYTPAKGRITIRWRPTQDGGGAFSVTDTGIGIAPEHIPRLTERFYRVDRSRSRETGGTGLGLAIVKYALSHHQARLEIDSEPEQGSTFSAIFPVRRTCPAPVAAAATV from the coding sequence GTGCGCGGATACTGGCGAGGAGCCGCAGGATGGCTTGCCCTCTGGCTGGTACTGGCGGTCATCGCTGCGGGCGCCTTCGGCACGGTGACGGCACTCGCCGGCCTCGCGGCTTGGTTGCTGCTGCTCCATGTCCGCCAGCTCTGGCATGTGGATGCGCTGCTGCGCTGGCTCGACCAGCCACCGGGCACTCCAGTGCCGCACGGATCCGGCATCTGGGCCGAGGTCTTTTCCTACCTTGCACGGCTGGTGCGCCGGCAACGGCAGAACGAAGCCGACCTGCGCAGCGCACTCGAACGGTTCCAGAGCGCGACCGCGGCGATGAACGAGGCGGTGATCATCCTCGATGAACTCGACCGGATCGAATGGTGCAACCCGAGCGCGGAGCATTACTTCGAGATCGACGCCCGGCGCGACCTCGGCCGCCAGCTCACCTACATCGTGCGCCAGCCGCAGTTCGTCGAATACCTCGACGAGCAGAACTTCGCCGAACCGTTCGTGCTGCGCGGCGCACGCGGTGGCGAGACCACGCTGACGGTGCAGCTCGTTCCGTACGGCAACCAGCAGAAGCTCGTGATCAGCCGCGACATCACGCGCTGGGAGCGCCTCGAGGCGATGCGGCGCGACCTGGTGGCCAACGTATCGCACGAACTGCGCACGCCGATCACCGTGCTGGCCGGCTATCTCGAGACGCTGAACGACCAGGAAACGCCCGACCCGGAGTTCCAGAAACGCGCCATGGCGCTGATGACCCAGCAGACCAGCCGCATGCAGAACCTGGTCGAGGACCTGTTGACGCTGTCACGGCTGGAGAATGCCCGCGGCCCGTCCGCGGAACAGCCGGTCGACGTTCCAAGAATGGTGCAGGGGCTGCACCAGGAGGCGGTCGCCCTGTCCGCAGGCCGTCACCAGATCGTGCTCGATGTCGATGCCGGGCTCTGGCTCACCGGTGCCGAGGGCGAACTGCGCAGCGCCTTCCTCAACCTGGTGACCAACGCGATCCGCTACACCCCGGCCAAGGGACGAATCACGATCCGCTGGCGACCGACGCAGGATGGCGGCGGCGCTTTTTCGGTCACCGACACTGGCATCGGCATTGCGCCGGAGCACATCCCGCGCCTGACCGAGCGCTTCTACCGCGTCGATCGCAGCCGGTCGCGCGAGACCGGCGGCACAGGCCTCGGCCTGGCCATCGTGAAGTACGCGTTGTCGCACCACCAGGCACGGCTGGAGATCGACAGCGAGCCCGAGCAGGGCAGCACTTTCAGCGCGATCTTCCCCGTCCGCCGGACCTGCCCGGCACCGGTAGCGGCTGCAGCAACAGTCTAG
- the phoB gene encoding phosphate regulon transcriptional regulator PhoB yields the protein MPATILVVEDEPAIQELIAYNLRQAGHEPMRADSAEQALNLVRDSLPDLVLLDWMLPGQSGIAFAKRMKSDRRTREVPIIMLTARAEEHDKLLGLETGADDYITKPFSPRELNARIKAVLRRRAPEATDDRVEIGGLQIDPASHRVTAGDLPVALGPTEFRLLHYLMTHAERVHSRVQLLDQVWGDHVFVEERTVDVHIRRLRKALEPTGHDHLVQTVRGSGYRLSASP from the coding sequence ATGCCCGCCACGATACTGGTCGTCGAAGACGAACCCGCCATCCAGGAACTGATCGCGTACAACCTCCGCCAGGCCGGCCACGAGCCGATGCGCGCGGACTCGGCCGAGCAGGCGCTGAACCTGGTGCGCGACTCCCTGCCCGACCTCGTGCTGCTCGACTGGATGCTGCCCGGGCAATCCGGCATCGCGTTCGCGAAACGCATGAAGTCCGACCGGCGCACCCGTGAAGTACCGATCATCATGCTCACGGCGCGCGCGGAAGAGCATGACAAGCTGCTCGGGCTGGAAACGGGCGCCGACGACTACATCACAAAGCCGTTCTCGCCGCGCGAACTCAACGCCCGGATCAAGGCAGTGCTGCGGCGGCGCGCGCCCGAGGCGACCGACGACCGCGTCGAGATCGGTGGCCTGCAGATCGATCCGGCCAGCCACCGCGTGACCGCTGGTGACTTGCCAGTGGCGCTCGGCCCGACGGAATTCCGGCTGCTGCACTACCTCATGACCCATGCCGAGCGGGTCCACTCGCGCGTGCAGCTGCTCGACCAGGTCTGGGGCGACCACGTATTCGTCGAGGAGCGTACCGTCGACGTCCACATCCGGCGGCTGCGCAAGGCGCTGGAGCCAACCGGGCACGACCATCTCGTGCAGACGGTGCGCGGCAGCGGCTACCGACTGTCGGCGTCGCCGTAA
- a CDS encoding DUF971 domain-containing protein: protein MHDPSAPPAAVPAAPAAAPVPTDLVLHQTSNRLEVTFSDGRSFSLPTEFLRVHSPSAEVRGHGPGEGTLQVGKRGVTITDIDPVGTYAVKLVFSDGHDTGIFSWALLYDYGSNQDTMWARYLQRLDAAKGSRDPER, encoded by the coding sequence ATGCACGATCCCTCCGCCCCTCCCGCCGCCGTGCCGGCCGCACCCGCCGCCGCGCCGGTTCCCACCGACCTGGTGCTGCACCAGACGTCGAACCGGCTCGAGGTCACCTTTTCCGACGGCCGCAGCTTTTCGCTGCCCACCGAGTTCCTGCGCGTGCATTCGCCGTCCGCCGAGGTGCGCGGACACGGGCCGGGCGAGGGCACGCTGCAGGTCGGCAAACGGGGCGTGACGATCACCGACATCGATCCGGTGGGCACGTATGCGGTGAAGCTGGTGTTTTCGGACGGCCACGATACCGGCATCTTTTCCTGGGCTTTGCTCTACGATTACGGTTCGAATCAGGACACGATGTGGGCGCGCTACCTGCAGCGGCTGGATGCAGCGAAAGGCAGTCGCGACCCGGAGCGTTGA
- the ubiE gene encoding bifunctional demethylmenaquinone methyltransferase/2-methoxy-6-polyprenyl-1,4-benzoquinol methylase UbiE, whose protein sequence is MTRKVDFGFESVAEEEKARRVAGVFDSVADRYDLMNDLMSGGMHRLWKRFTIDQSGVRPGQKVLDIAGGTGDLARAFQERVGPAGTVLLTDINASMLARGRDRMLDEGRVIEVVRCDAERLPFPDCTFDCVSVAFGLRNMTHKDRALAEMFRVLRPGGRLLVLEFSKVWSPLDPLYRLYTMKLLPAMGKVVANDSASYRYLAESIAKHPDQDTLRQLMVDAGFERVEYFNLSAGVVALHRGYRL, encoded by the coding sequence ATGACTCGCAAGGTCGATTTCGGCTTCGAATCGGTGGCGGAGGAAGAGAAGGCACGTCGCGTGGCTGGCGTGTTCGACTCGGTCGCCGACCGCTACGACCTGATGAACGACCTGATGTCGGGCGGCATGCACCGGCTCTGGAAGCGGTTCACCATCGACCAGAGCGGGGTCCGGCCGGGCCAGAAGGTGCTGGACATTGCCGGCGGCACCGGAGACCTCGCCCGCGCCTTCCAGGAGCGGGTCGGCCCCGCAGGCACCGTGCTGCTCACCGACATCAACGCGTCGATGCTCGCCCGCGGCCGCGACCGGATGCTCGACGAGGGCCGGGTGATCGAGGTCGTGCGTTGCGACGCCGAGCGGCTGCCTTTCCCCGACTGCACGTTCGATTGCGTCAGCGTCGCCTTCGGCCTGCGCAACATGACCCACAAGGATCGTGCGCTGGCCGAGATGTTCCGCGTGCTGCGCCCTGGCGGGCGGTTGCTCGTGCTCGAGTTCTCGAAGGTCTGGTCGCCGCTGGACCCGCTGTATCGCCTCTACACGATGAAACTGCTGCCGGCGATGGGCAAGGTGGTCGCCAACGACAGTGCAAGCTACCGCTACCTGGCCGAATCGATCGCGAAACATCCCGATCAGGATACCCTCAGGCAGCTGATGGTCGATGCGGGTTTCGAACGCGTCGAGTATTTCAACCTGAGCGCCGGCGTCGTTGCGCTGCACCGCGGCTACCGCCTGTAG
- a CDS encoding Tim44 domain-containing protein — translation MNKLMTWVVAGVVGLSLTAASFDAEAQKRRFGGGNNVGMKRDAVQPQKPGAPAQAQGQQTPGTPAAAPAAAGAAAGAAGKSMPGWLGPVAGLMAGGLLAAMFFGGAFDGLSSGDFMMFALLALAAFMAFRFMRSRSQAPASYRMSNGQQVPADIPPTSGEPRMPVAPAVAEGRIPADFDVQGFVRNAKMTFIRLQAANDAKDLNDIRDYTTPQVYAAVAMQAQERGDVAQRTEVVSIDAQVMQVVTEAGKMIASVRFTGLVREDNAVNPEPVDEVWHVEKDLSDSNASWLIAGIQQVEQDATPA, via the coding sequence ATGAACAAGCTGATGACTTGGGTGGTTGCGGGCGTTGTCGGGCTGAGCCTGACGGCAGCCAGTTTCGACGCCGAGGCGCAGAAGCGCCGGTTCGGCGGCGGCAACAACGTCGGCATGAAGCGCGACGCGGTACAGCCCCAGAAGCCGGGTGCACCAGCGCAGGCCCAGGGGCAGCAGACGCCCGGAACTCCGGCTGCCGCGCCAGCCGCTGCGGGCGCTGCCGCCGGTGCGGCCGGCAAGTCGATGCCGGGCTGGCTCGGTCCGGTTGCCGGCCTGATGGCTGGTGGCCTGCTCGCCGCCATGTTCTTCGGCGGCGCGTTCGATGGCCTGAGCAGCGGTGACTTCATGATGTTCGCGCTGCTGGCCCTGGCTGCATTCATGGCATTCCGGTTCATGCGTTCCCGGTCCCAGGCTCCCGCCTCGTACCGGATGAGCAATGGCCAGCAGGTGCCGGCGGACATCCCCCCGACCAGTGGCGAGCCGCGCATGCCGGTCGCGCCGGCGGTGGCCGAGGGCCGCATTCCTGCCGACTTCGACGTGCAGGGCTTCGTACGCAACGCCAAGATGACGTTCATCCGGCTGCAGGCCGCGAACGATGCGAAAGACCTGAACGACATCCGCGATTACACGACGCCGCAGGTGTACGCCGCGGTGGCGATGCAGGCGCAGGAGCGTGGCGACGTCGCCCAGCGTACCGAGGTCGTGTCGATCGATGCGCAGGTGATGCAGGTCGTGACCGAAGCCGGCAAGATGATCGCCAGCGTGCGTTTCACCGGTCTGGTGCGGGAAGACAATGCCGTGAATCCCGAGCCGGTCGACGAAGTCTGGCATGTCGAGAAAGACCTGTCGGACTCGAATGCCAGCTGGCTGATCGCGGGTATCCAGCAGGTCGAGCAGGACGCGACGCCGGCCTGA
- the ubiB gene encoding ubiquinone biosynthesis regulatory protein kinase UbiB, with protein sequence MRLLRLFRILQITYRYGLDSFVLGHERFRALRPLLRLKRRGHRGDAPRGERLRLALEALGPIFVKFGQMLSTRRDLIPPDIADELAKLQDQVPPFPSAQVFETLERVYGKPVDQVFAAFDPVPVASASVAQVHFAILPDGREAAVKVLRPGIGRIIENDLGLMDAAAGLVDAVWADGKRLRPREVVREFQKHLLDELDLLREAASASQLRRNFTDSSLLVVPEVYWDWCATEVMVMERMYGIPISHIEEIREAGIDIPLLARSGVEIFFAQVFRDGFFHGDMHPGNIFVGPDGRYIALDFGIVGTLTDVDKNYLAQNFLAFFRRDYKRVAMAHLEAGWVPADTRVDEFESAIRAVCEPIFDKPLKEISFGKVLLRLFQTSRRFNVEIQPQLVLLQKTLLNIEGLGRELDPDLDLWKTAQPYLERWMSEQIGWRAFVRGLQEEAPAWATSLPQIPRQIAQALKPGRNDALALELGRLIRQQRRQTLLLGIIATSLVALFAWQVVSGW encoded by the coding sequence ATGCGGCTGCTGCGACTCTTCCGGATCCTCCAGATCACCTACCGCTACGGTCTGGACAGCTTCGTGCTGGGTCATGAGCGGTTCCGCGCGCTGCGGCCCCTGCTGCGCCTGAAGCGGCGCGGCCACCGCGGCGATGCGCCGCGCGGCGAACGGCTGCGCCTGGCCCTGGAGGCGCTCGGCCCGATCTTCGTGAAGTTCGGTCAGATGCTGTCGACACGGCGCGATCTGATCCCGCCGGATATTGCCGACGAACTGGCGAAGCTGCAGGACCAGGTGCCGCCGTTCCCGAGTGCGCAGGTTTTCGAGACGCTGGAGCGGGTCTACGGCAAGCCGGTGGACCAGGTGTTCGCGGCATTCGACCCAGTACCGGTGGCCAGCGCGTCGGTCGCGCAGGTGCATTTCGCGATCCTGCCCGACGGACGCGAGGCCGCGGTGAAGGTCCTGCGCCCGGGCATCGGCCGCATCATCGAGAACGACCTCGGGCTGATGGATGCCGCGGCCGGGCTGGTCGATGCGGTGTGGGCGGACGGCAAGCGCCTGCGCCCGCGCGAGGTGGTGCGCGAATTCCAGAAGCACCTGCTCGACGAACTCGACCTGCTGCGCGAGGCGGCGAGCGCCAGCCAGCTGCGGCGCAACTTCACCGACTCGTCGCTGCTGGTGGTGCCCGAGGTCTACTGGGACTGGTGCGCCACCGAAGTGATGGTGATGGAGCGGATGTACGGCATCCCGATCTCGCACATCGAGGAGATCCGCGAGGCCGGCATCGACATTCCGCTGCTCGCGCGTTCCGGCGTCGAGATCTTCTTCGCGCAGGTGTTCCGCGACGGATTCTTCCATGGCGACATGCATCCGGGAAATATCTTCGTCGGTCCCGATGGCAGGTACATCGCGCTCGACTTCGGCATCGTCGGCACACTCACCGACGTCGACAAGAACTACCTCGCGCAGAACTTCCTCGCCTTCTTTCGCCGCGACTACAAGCGGGTCGCGATGGCCCACCTCGAGGCCGGCTGGGTACCGGCCGACACCCGGGTCGACGAGTTCGAAAGCGCGATCCGGGCAGTATGCGAGCCGATCTTCGACAAGCCGCTGAAGGAGATCTCTTTCGGCAAGGTGCTGCTGCGGCTGTTCCAGACCTCGCGCCGGTTCAACGTCGAGATCCAGCCGCAACTGGTGCTGCTGCAGAAGACGCTGCTCAACATCGAGGGCCTCGGGCGCGAGCTCGATCCCGACCTCGACCTGTGGAAGACTGCCCAGCCCTATCTCGAGCGCTGGATGAGCGAGCAGATCGGCTGGCGCGCGTTCGTGCGCGGGCTGCAGGAGGAAGCACCGGCCTGGGCCACGTCGCTGCCGCAGATTCCACGCCAGATCGCGCAGGCGCTCAAGCCCGGCCGCAACGATGCGCTCGCCCTCGAGCTGGGCCGGCTGATCCGCCAGCAACGCCGGCAGACGCTGCTGCTCGGTATCATTGCAACCAGCCTGGTGGCATTGTTTGCCTGGCAGGTGGTCTCTGGCTGGTAA
- a CDS encoding sodium:solute symporter family protein has protein sequence MLVTIVILYLLVTIAIGVFAARRVHDSKDFMVAGRSLPLYISVATVFATWFGAETVLSVSATFTRDGLNGIPADPFGASVCLLVVAFFFARAFYRMNLITIGDFYRKRYNKPVEVVTSMAIGLSYLGWTSAQLTALGLVLMVLSDGAVSLSTGIIIGTVIVAGYTIWGGMWSVAMTDLFQTVVILVGLLAVAWVMADMAGGAGVVVQAAADAGKFSFFPQGDWKEWLPFIAAFLTLALGSIPQQDVFQRVTSAKNEDTAVRASLIGAGAYFCFAFVPMFIAYAALTIDPSMVQLFASEDPREIQRILPDAVLAQTPLWAQAMFFGALLSAILSTASGALLAPASIFTENVIRPFVKHMGDRQLLLTVRLVLIIFAMGALLFALNSRSTMYEMVQNAYKVTLVAAFTPLVFGLYWRRATNAGAVLSIVLGVLSWIALEVVAPEGLWPPQLVGLGFAIVGMVVGSLMTQSREHHGAPGLDIQRGN, from the coding sequence ATGCTTGTCACGATCGTCATCCTTTATCTGCTGGTCACCATCGCCATCGGGGTGTTCGCTGCACGCCGCGTGCACGACTCGAAGGACTTCATGGTCGCCGGACGCAGCCTGCCCCTGTACATCAGCGTCGCCACCGTATTTGCGACCTGGTTCGGCGCCGAGACCGTACTGTCGGTATCGGCGACCTTCACTCGCGATGGCCTGAACGGCATCCCGGCAGACCCGTTCGGCGCCTCGGTCTGCCTGCTGGTGGTCGCGTTCTTCTTCGCGCGGGCGTTCTACCGGATGAACCTGATCACCATCGGCGACTTCTACCGCAAGCGCTACAACAAGCCGGTCGAGGTGGTGACCAGCATGGCGATCGGCCTGTCCTACCTCGGCTGGACGTCGGCGCAGCTCACCGCGCTCGGCCTGGTGCTGATGGTGCTCTCCGATGGTGCGGTCTCGCTGTCGACCGGCATCATCATCGGTACCGTGATCGTTGCCGGCTACACGATCTGGGGCGGCATGTGGTCGGTGGCGATGACCGACCTGTTCCAGACCGTGGTGATCCTGGTCGGACTGCTTGCGGTGGCCTGGGTGATGGCCGACATGGCGGGCGGTGCCGGCGTCGTTGTGCAGGCGGCAGCCGATGCCGGCAAGTTCTCGTTCTTCCCGCAGGGCGACTGGAAGGAGTGGCTACCCTTCATCGCGGCCTTCCTCACGCTCGCGCTCGGCTCGATCCCGCAGCAGGACGTGTTCCAGCGGGTCACCTCCGCAAAGAACGAGGACACCGCGGTACGTGCCTCGCTGATCGGTGCCGGTGCGTACTTCTGCTTTGCGTTCGTGCCGATGTTCATCGCCTACGCGGCGCTGACCATCGACCCGTCGATGGTGCAACTCTTCGCGTCGGAAGATCCGCGCGAGATCCAGCGTATCCTGCCCGATGCGGTACTCGCTCAGACGCCGCTTTGGGCGCAGGCGATGTTCTTCGGTGCGTTGCTGTCGGCCATCCTGTCCACCGCATCCGGGGCACTGCTGGCGCCCGCGTCGATCTTCACCGAGAACGTGATCCGGCCTTTCGTGAAACACATGGGCGACCGCCAGCTGCTGCTGACCGTACGGCTGGTGCTGATCATCTTCGCCATGGGGGCGCTGTTGTTCGCGCTGAACTCGCGCAGCACGATGTACGAGATGGTGCAGAACGCCTACAAGGTGACGCTGGTGGCCGCGTTCACGCCGCTGGTGTTCGGCCTGTACTGGCGCCGCGCGACCAACGCCGGGGCGGTGCTGTCGATCGTGCTCGGGGTGCTGTCGTGGATCGCGCTGGAAGTGGTCGCGCCCGAAGGGTTATGGCCGCCACAGCTCGTGGGGCTGGGCTTCGCGATCGTCGGCATGGTCGTCGGTTCGCTCATGACGCAGTCGCGCGAACACCACGGCGCGCCGGGGCTGGACATCCAGCGCGGGAACTGA
- a CDS encoding MgtC/SapB family protein has translation MNEWQATPWLGIAVAGGAGLLIGLERERRKQQPGHVAFAGVRTFTMAALAGAIAQALAQPWMVVAGALLLGALITVSYMRSSRIDSGATTELALFVTYLIGVAAIAQPMLAAGVSVAVTALLASRTRLHAFANEVLSPDELRDGLILAASALIVLPLVPSVPLDWLGGLNLRQVWGVVVLLLAVQAAGHVALRMLGPRHGLAVSGFASGFITSTGTIAAYGLRARQAPEQLDACAAGALLSCLPTFIQLGILIVALHPPALGPSLPMLAAGLLAVIASSLPGLVRGAPAPAEPVPRRRAFSLTATVGFALLLIGVAAATRWLDAAMGAEASLAAIALAGFADVHAASASALSLAASDEGAASQLQLMLLLAISTNTASKLVASLAGGPRYALRVMPGLLLAVGAAWAVSIAAGRV, from the coding sequence TTGAACGAGTGGCAGGCGACGCCGTGGCTGGGCATCGCCGTCGCCGGCGGGGCCGGGCTGCTGATCGGGCTGGAGCGTGAACGGCGCAAGCAGCAGCCCGGGCATGTCGCGTTTGCCGGCGTGCGTACCTTCACGATGGCGGCACTGGCCGGCGCGATCGCGCAGGCCCTCGCGCAACCATGGATGGTCGTGGCGGGTGCGCTGCTGCTCGGTGCCTTGATCACGGTCTCGTACATGCGCTCCTCGAGGATAGACAGCGGTGCGACGACGGAGCTCGCGCTGTTCGTGACCTACCTGATCGGCGTCGCCGCCATCGCACAGCCGATGCTGGCGGCAGGCGTGTCGGTCGCGGTGACGGCACTGCTTGCCTCGCGCACCCGCCTGCATGCCTTCGCGAACGAAGTGCTCAGCCCTGATGAACTGCGCGACGGACTGATCCTCGCCGCCTCCGCGCTGATCGTGCTCCCGCTCGTACCCTCGGTGCCACTGGACTGGCTGGGTGGGCTTAACCTGCGCCAGGTCTGGGGCGTCGTGGTGCTGCTGCTCGCCGTGCAGGCGGCAGGCCATGTCGCGCTGCGCATGCTCGGCCCACGGCACGGCCTGGCAGTATCCGGGTTCGCCTCAGGCTTCATCACCAGCACCGGCACCATCGCAGCCTACGGACTGAGAGCGAGGCAGGCGCCGGAGCAACTGGACGCCTGCGCCGCTGGCGCACTGCTGTCGTGCCTGCCCACGTTCATCCAGCTCGGTATCCTGATCGTCGCGCTCCATCCACCAGCGCTGGGTCCGAGCCTGCCCATGCTCGCCGCCGGACTGCTGGCGGTGATCGCGTCGAGCCTGCCCGGCCTGGTTCGCGGCGCGCCGGCGCCCGCGGAGCCCGTACCCCGGCGCCGGGCGTTCAGCCTGACGGCTACCGTCGGCTTCGCGCTCCTGCTGATCGGGGTGGCTGCGGCTACGCGCTGGCTGGACGCTGCGATGGGTGCCGAGGCTTCGCTTGCCGCAATCGCACTGGCCGGATTCGCCGACGTGCATGCAGCCTCGGCATCGGCGCTGTCGCTCGCCGCATCGGACGAAGGCGCGGCCAGCCAGTTGCAGCTGATGCTGCTGCTGGCGATCTCGACCAATACCGCAAGCAAGCTGGTAGCCAGCCTCGCCGGCGGCCCGCGCTATGCGCTGCGCGTGATGCCCGGCCTGCTGCTGGCGGTGGGTGCGGCGTGGGCTGTGTCGATCGCAGCCGGCCGCGTCTAG